In Silurus meridionalis isolate SWU-2019-XX chromosome 11, ASM1480568v1, whole genome shotgun sequence, the sequence cTTAattgataaacacacacacacacttcactcacacacacacatacacacacacacacacttggatgACTGGAAGAGTTCTACAGTCTCACCTTCTTGTTGCAGTTGTTCTTGcgggtgtgtttttttcccggGAGAGAGAGATCAAAGGAGAACTTCACACTGGAGTTCACATCAAAACCTGGGGAGCAATTACACCGTAACACTGTATAACTCTATCAGTAAcaaagatgatgaagatgatggtggtgaaggcGTACTGTGTTTGGGGGAGAACAGCGGGGAGCGGAGGCGGGTCGGACTCTCGGGTCTCGGGGAGACGGGTTGGATAGGTCTCACCTGAACACAGGTAATCTTTCGCAAACATGCCTGTCTGTTCTCCAGCATCACCTGCACTGAAGAGAACTTCTCCATCACTGCTCTCACCTgggcctgacacacacacacgcacacacacacacgcacatgcacgcacacacacacacacacacacacacaatactgtatctggttatgtacatttattaacatttgacaTCATGGATGCCATTGTCTGTGTTGAgtatgtgttgtgtttgttttgtatctgtgttgtgtctgtgttgtgtttgttttgtgtctgtgtgtgtgtgtatacctgtatcTCAGGTGTGTGCTTGTCAGTAGTGAAGCTGAGGGTTGGTTTGGTCTCCAGCAGTCTCTCGATGTCATTCAGAGCTTCCTGAGCTCCTTCTTTAGACTGGAACTTATCCACCAGCTGACCGGCCAACAGATACACACTCTCATCACACCAACccaccacctacacacacacacacacacacacacacacacacacacacacagagtaaatgTAATGACAACCCAGATGGtaagttgtgttttatttaacgtgtgtgtgtttgtgtgtgtacctgctaATGGTGcagttgtagtgtgtgtgtttgggtgtgtgtacCTGTTCAAAGTGCAGCattagagtgtgtttgtgtgtgattaagtgagatgtgtgtgtgtgtgtgtgtatacctgttcgaggtgcagttgtggagtgtgtgtgtgtgtgtgtgtggtgtgtgtgtgtgtgtgtgtgtgtgtgtgtgtgtgtgtgtgtatatacctgttTAATGTGCagctgtagagtgtgtgtgtgtgtgtgtgtgtgtgtgagtgtgtgtacctgtTCGAGGTGcagttgtagtgtgtgtgtgtgtatgtacctgTTCGAGATGCAGctgtagagtgtgtgtttgtctctgtgtgtgtatgtgtgtgtgtgtgtatgtgtgtgagtgtctatGTGAGtcaggtgggtgtgtgtgtgtgtacctgttcGAGGTGCagctgtagagtgtgtgtgtgtgtgagtgtgtgtgtgtgtgtatgtgtgtgtgtgtgagtgtctatgtgagtcaggtgtgtgtgtgtgtacctgttcGAGGTGCagctgtagagtgtgtgtgtgtgtgagtgaggtgtgtatgtgtgtgtgtgtgtgtgtgtgtgtgtgtgtgtgtgtgtgagtgtctatgtgagtcaggtgtgtgtgtgtgtgtgtacctgttcGAGGTGCagctgtagagtgtgtgtgtgtgtgagtgaggtgtgttTGATGCGCAGAGCAGTGGTCAGTGTGTCACAGTGGTGACGGAGCTCGTTACAGCGCTGCACGATGAGAGCCAGAGCGTAGTGATGACTCGCCGCTAACTGATGACCATGAAGAATAATGATCTGAGCATGACCCATctcctcctgcacacacacacacacacacacacacacacacacaacacgcaCACCGGGTCATATTGATCATCTGTAGTGCATTATTGGTATTGTACATgctctcattgtgtgtgtgtgtgtgtgtgtgtgtgtgtgtgagagtgtgatgtACCTCAGCGATAGAGTCGAGTGTGTGGAGGTCAGTGATGAGTTGTTGTGTCTGTGCTGCTGTCACTCCTGCAGCAGGAATCGCTTTCTCCCGACTAACCAGAGCCTCGAGTTTCTCCTCCATCTGTGACATCATGTATGACCTTAATTCACACTGAGACACCTTCTGTTTCACATCGATATGtgcatcatttacatttctctctctctttctcacacacacacacacacacacacacacacacagtcgttattgtgtgtattattatactGAAATGCTCTAGTGTGTTTAGTCCTAATCCAGTGTGTGGATTGTTTAGTTTGGTGTGTGTCAGTGAAGGTGTGGGTTCTGGTTGTGGTGATTTAACAGCAGAACGTTTTCGGATCACCTCATGAAAGCTCAGCTCATAACGGAGCAGCTGCAGATACTGCTGCATTTTCAGGTGGTGTTTCTCAAAAAAACCATCAAACGCCATCTCCATGTCCCGCAGCTGAGTCAGGAGcctacgcacacacacacacacacacacacacacacacacacacaaacacacacacaaacagagttCTCCAGTATTACATTTCCAGAGTTCTCCAATTTCCTATTCATCACTGATCTGATAACAGTTAGTGATGATACATAACTGTAGAATAATGaaaaagttatatattaataatcacCTCTGTACCGTGTCTCTGTCCTGAGCGATGTCTCTGTCCTCTGTCCTTTTAACTCCCTCCAGATTCGACAGGATTTGACGTCCCTCCTTTATCACTGAGCGAATATCATCCTGTCATCAATAACACACTAATTTACTTATCTATTCAGTCACATGTTCActactctctacacacacacacacacacacacacactctgctttcATAGATGATCATCAGTTACATCAATGTCATAATGTGAGACAGGTGAGACAGGGGGTGTGTAAGACAGGTGAGATATGAGTGTGACAGTGAGACAGGTGGTGTGTTGGTTAGACAGGTGTAGtgacagtgagacaggtgagatgtgacagtgagacaggtggtgtgtgagacaggtgtagtgacagtgagacaggtgggatatgacagtgagacaggtggtgtgtgagacaggtatagtgacagtgagacaggtgagatGTGACAGTGAGACAGGTGGGATATGACGTGAGACAGGTGGTGTGTGAGACAGGTGTAGtgacagtgagacaggtgagatgtgacagtgagacaggtgggatatgacagtgagacaggtggtgtgtgagacaggtgtagtgacagtgagacaggtgagatGTGACAGTGAGACAGGTGTTGTGTGAGACAGGGGTTGTGTGAGACAGGTGTAGtgacagtgagacaggtgagatGTGACAGTGAGACAGGGAGTGTGAGAGACAGGTGAGATGTGACAGTGAGACAGGTGGTATGTGGGAGAAACAGGTGgtgtgtgagacaggtgatGTGTACCTTCATCTGTCTGTATTTGTCAGTGTGAGAGTGTAGAAGGTACTCGATGGCATTCGGTTCCTCAGGAAGTTCTGTCTCAGCCAGTTCAGTTCCAAACACCTGCAGCAGCTGAGCCACATCCTTCACCATCACCGCAAAGCTCTCAATGGCCTGCAGGGGGCGCACACAGGTCCATCCCACCACTGAGCTCCACAGTGTCTCACAGTGAAAGAGACATGTCCATATACCACTCatacagtcagtgtttacaatgtgtgtttaatgtttcagtaatgtgtgtgtgtgtgtgtgtgtgtgtgtgtgtgtgtgttaatttgcTCACCGTCCTCAGAACGATCCAGTCTGTGGAGCAGCACTCAAGAGTTCCACTAAAATCAGCACTTAAATGGTTCTCATCAATATAACGCAGAAGATCAGTGACTGAACTCAGCATGAtcacctgatcacacacacacacacacacacacacacacacacacaggatgttaTCTGATGAGAAATCTATGGGACAGAAATCTGCCCAACctcatttagtgtgtgtgtgtgtgtgtgtgtgtgtgtgtgtgtgtgtgtgtgtgtgtgcgttcatGTTACTCACAGGCATCTTAATAGTGAAGTCTTCCTGACAGAAGCGGAAGCCCAGGTCTGTGCCAGTGCCTTGAGACTGAGATTTGGGTCTCAGAACCAGAACCAGGTGCAGATTTCCAGGAATTGAGGCCTGAAAAATACACATAAGTCTATAAcaagctctctctctttcccgcTTTCTCTACCTCTTCCCCCCGCCCCTTTCTAGATTGAAAATTATAGATTGTAAAGTTGCTTTCTTCTCGCAACAAATAGGAACAAACATATTCACATACAGCTACAGAATAAtagaacatacaaaaaaataacaccagaaataaagtcaaataaaaacaatagctACAAAAAGCCAGACTAATATAGGCGTGgtgatgtagcctacagcaggttatggtcactgaactgctggatgtcagaGTGGTGCttcaaaaacaatgtgggcttcatagttacttggagcaattttgagggcaaggctggcctgttagggcaggacggtatccatcccactcgggaaggtgctgctctcatttcttgtagtataggtcatagtctcagaacagcactagttaacaagtgactgtctagagccaaggccagggagcagacagacaggctaaaccgaccgtctgctagctgcacagagtcgtcactcaggatccaccaaattgagactgtgtctgtcccccgagcaaaaccaaaatatatgaattatcagaaagtctgtttaagtaacctgattaacattaaattaaataggactgaacgcacagcagcacctctgatctaaagataggattgttgaatattagatctctcacgccaaaagtgCTGACTATTActgaaattattaccgaccaggagtttaatataatgtgtttgacagaaacgtggattaaaccgaatgaatatgtagcattaaatgaagcgagtcctcctgggtatagttacatacaccaaccccgtctaaatggcagaagaggcggagtcacagctatttataataataatctgagcgtcacacaaaaaaactaaacacaaatgtaaaacataaaaatagtcagtgtccgaaagcaggtccagtcagtcaattccattaactattatttatagacccccaggggcccGAATCTGATTTTCTTCTCACTCAGGGTGTTGCAGgtttttcattgaaaatgttCAGAACTATCTTTGGATTTGTGTTTGTTGAAATTTTGCACTAGACACGAAACACGtctgataatgatgatgatgttatttctgtctttacattttaaaatcctaacgtgtgtgtgtgatagtgtgttagtgtatgtgtgtgtgtgtgtgtgtgtgtgtgtgtgtgtgtgtgtgtgtgtgtgtgtgtggattactgtgtgttaatgagtgtgtatgtgtgtgcgtgtgtgtaatagtgtgtgagtgtgtgggttactgtgttttaatgagtgtgtgtgtgtgtgtgtgtgtgtgtgtgtgtgtgtgtgtgtgtgtgcgtgcgtgtgtaatagtgtgtgagtgtgtgttactgtgttttaatgtgtgtgtgtgtgtgtgtaatagtgtgtgttactgtgttttaaggagagtgtgtgtgtgtgtgtgtgtgtgtgtgtgtgtgtgtgtgtgtgtgtgtgtgtgtgtgtagtgtgtgtgtgtgtgttactgtgttttaaagtgtgtgtgtgtgtgtgtgtgtgtgtgtgtgtgtgtgtgtgtgtgtgtgtgtgtgtgtgtaatccagAAAATATGTTATGTCAATACATTCCATAACCTGCAGATTTACATCTCTACTTAGTCTGGTGTCTGTGGTCTCACTCCCGTCTCACTGTGGTCTCAGTCTTCTAAGAGACACTAGTTCAATAAAACCCAGTAAAGACTGACACGATCCtgtcacactcacactgtgtgtgtgtgtgtctgtgtgtctgtgtgtgtgtgtgttgtgtgtgtgtgtgagtgtgtgtgtgtgtgtgtttgtgtgtgtgtgtgtttgtgtgtgtgtttgtgtgagtgagtgtgtgtgtgtgtgtgtgtgtgtgtgtgtgtgagagcgtgtgtgtgtgtgtgtgtgagtgtgtgtgtttgtgtgtgtgtttgtgagtgagtgtgtgtgtgtgtgtgggtgagtttgtgtgtgtgtgtgtgtgtgtgtgtgtgtgtgtgagcgtgtgtgtgtgtgtgtgtgtgtgtgtttgtgtgtgtgtgtgtgtgtgtgtgtgtgtgtgtgtgtgtgtgttgtgtgtgtgtgtgtgtgtaagtgtgtgtgtgtgtgtgtgtgtgagcgtgtgtgtgtgtgtgtgtgtgtgtgtgtgtttgtgtgtgagcgtgtgtgtgtgtgtgtatatatatgtgtgtatgtgtgtgtgtgtattgtgtgtgtgtgtgtgtgtatgtgtgtgtgtgtgtgtgtgtgtagtgtgtgtgtgtgtagtgtgtgtgtgtgtgtttgtgtgtgtgtgtgtgtatatgtgtgtgtgtgtgtgagtgtgtgtgtgtgtgtgtgtgtgtgtgtgtgtgtgtgtgtgtgtgtgtgtgtttgtgtgtgtgtgtgtgttgtgtgtgtgtgtgtgtgtgtgtgtgtgtgtgtgtgtgtgtgtgtgtgtgtgtgtgtgtgtgtgtgtgtgtgtgtgtgtgtgtgtgtgtgtgtgtgtgtgtgtgtgtgtgtgtgtgtgtgtgtgtgtgtttgtgtgtgagcgtgtgtgtgtgtgtgtgtgtgtgtgtgtgtgtgtgtatatgtgtgtgtgtgtgtgtgtgtgtgtgtgtaagtgtgtgtgtgtgtgtgtgtgtgtgtgtgtgtgtgtgtgtgtgtgtgttgatttatacacactgtgtttgaaatgattttattcttgATATTCACATTATATTGAtactgtttatatatgtatataatgtatataaattctTCCTTTTTAAATCCATTCAAATGATATTATTAGAAATGAAAGACACAGTGTGtcatgtaatattattattattattattagtagtaatgtgtgtatctgtgtggaATGTGTGAAATTGGAACACAGCCAGATGTTTTTATGCTAACAGTTAGCTCGATGCTCTGCAGTGAAAAGTGTGAgattgagaatgtgtgtgtgtgtgtgtgtgtgtgagagagagagtgtgtgtgtgagtgctctTACCGCGGCTCTCCGGACCCGGGGCAGGGATGTGAAGGGCCCGGACTCCGCCATGCTGCTCTCCGTGTCGGTGTGTGATGATCAGAGCcggtcctcctcctcctcttcctccacctcCATCAGCCTCTCTGCAGGACCATGAGGAGCGGCTGCGGCCCAAtccgcctacacacacactaaacacttccACTGTATAAGTGTCCGCGCGCTGCTCACTCAGTCTGTCTGGATAGGCACTGTGTAGGGAGCGCGATCGCGGTTTGGGACGCGGCCCAGGGAACGCAGCCGCAGAGAGCTACTGCAGTACCTGTTTGACCGCGCGCGCGCAcagatacacaacacacacacacacacacacacacacacacacacacacacacacacatatatatatatatatatatatatatatatatatatatatatatatatatatatatatatatacacacacacacatacacacacgtgtgttTTATGGTTCTGAATGAAGATATTGATGAACTAAATGTGGTCTTTATGTTCAGGATTGAGAACTTTGATTACAACATCTTTGTTTCCACTGATGCagaaatcaaatgttttatatgtgGTCAGATACGGCATCTGGTTCACGCCTGTCCTGGAAGACAGAGTGACCCCAGTGTTCTGAAGACAACCAAGAGTTTGTTCTGAAGACATCCAAGAGGCAGAAGAATGTATTGGTTGAATGGCTTTTTTCAAAACCGCAGTTTGTTTATGATATAAAAGATTTTAGAAGAGAAGGTGCTTTTACAGATCAGGAAATAAAAACTGTGATGAAGACTGACAgagtgtgtgctgtgttttACTTCATCTTAATGAACAGAATCCAGATTGtgagttttaatataaatggagCTAGAGAACATGTAAAGAGAGAAAAGCTGTAGGAGCTCATTAAGCAGAAGTGTGTTGATGTTCTGCTGCAGGAAATCCACAGTGACATCAGTAACACTGCTGATGGGTGAAGGAGTCTGATGGGGTTCCTGTTTCTTACACAGTGGAAGAAATTTTAAACTGGAGgctttttcgtgtgtgtgtgtgtgtgtgtgtgtgtgtgtgtgtgtgtgtgtgtgaaagagagagatagagtgtgtgtgtgtgtgtgtgtgtgtgtgtgtgtgtgtgtgtgtgtgtgtgagattaataaagtaaatgtaattcggtCCTGcatttaagttgtttttttgagtatctgtactttactgaagtgtttccattggGGGAGatatttactgtaacttcactacattttaaagtcatatACAGGACAGTACAGTAATCTCCTGTTACCGCGGTTGGAATCTCGCACCCCGGTTTATCATGGAATTGTGTTTGACACATAACTTATtagtttagctgattttccccTTTCCCGGTGTCACACAGAGAGCAGCATAGACCAAAACACTCAAAGGGAAtattttttatggagttttatgttgaaataataacatttgttaataaaaatataattgttcATTATAAAACGAAGTacaatgttaatacagtacagtaaacagtggtctgtttattgcaggtggtttttacttttactggagtcacattttactgaatctctacttttactcaaata encodes:
- the LOC124393218 gene encoding proto-oncogene DBL isoform X4, coding for MAESGPFTSLPRVRRAAASIPGNLHLVLVLRPKSQSQGTGTDLGFRFCQEDFTIKMPVIMLSSVTDLLRYIDENHLSADFSGTLECCSTDWIVLRTAIESFAVMVKDVAQLLQVFGTELAETELPEEPNAIEYLLHSHTDKYRQMKDDIRSVIKEGRQILSNLEGVKRTEDRDIAQDRDTVQRLLTQLRDMEMAFDGFFEKHHLKMQQYLQLLRYELSFHEMEEKLEALVSREKAIPAAGVTAAQTQQLITDLHTLDSIAEEEMGHAQIIILHGHQLAASHHYALALIVQRCNELRHHCDTLTTALRIKHTSLTHTHTLQLHLEQVVGWCDESVYLLAGQLVDKFQSKEGAQEALNDIERLLETKPTLSFTTDKHTPEIQAQVRAVMEKFSSVQVMLENRQACLRKITCVQVRPIQPVSPRPESPTRLRSPLFSPKHSFDVNSSVKFSFDLSLPGKKHTRKNNCNKKIEVMHEENRGGVSQEAEGGENAELHQRHVMKELIDTEKVYEEELLSVLLGYRAEMDNPSLSHILPSELKDKKEVLFGNLPEIYKFHSRMFVQDLESCRETPVRVGARFLERKENFQVYERYCQNKPRSEAMWKQCADSPFFQECKRKLKHKLDLDSYLLKPVQRLTKYQLLLKELLKHSTQSEYACELQGALNAMLDLLKSVNDSMHQIAITGYEGDLCDLGRVLMQGSFSVWMSRKSSRVKDMARFKPMQRHLFLHERALLFCKKREENGDGAERTASYSFKHCLRMSAVGITENIKGDVKKFELWYSGREEVYVVQAPTAEVKSAWLSEIRKILTRHQKTDEGHGAADCLSSPLVNSSMYFRLNKSFI
- the LOC124393218 gene encoding proto-oncogene DBL isoform X5, giving the protein MAESGPFTSLPRVRRAAASIPGNLHLVLVLRPKSQSQGTGTDLGFRFCQEDFTIKMPVIMLSSVTDLLRYIDENHLSADFSGTLECCSTDWIVLRTAIESFAVMVKDVAQLLQVFGTELAETELPEEPNAIEYLLHSHTDKYRQMKDDIRSVIKEGRQILSNLEGVKRTEDRDIAQDRDTVQRLLTQLRDMEMAFDGFFEKHHLKMQQYLQLLRYELSFHEMEEKLEALVSREKAIPAAGVTAAQTQQLITDLHTLDSIAEEEMGHAQIIILHGHQLAASHHYALALIVQRCNELRHHCDTLTTALRIKHTSLTHTHTLQLHLEQVVGWCDESVYLLAGQLVDKFQSKEGAQEALNDIERLLETKPTLSFTTDKHTPEIQAQVRAVMEKFSSVQVMLENRQACLRKITCVQVRPIQPVSPRPESPTRLRSPLFSPKHSFDVNSSVKFSFDLSLPGKKHTRKNNCNKKIEVMHEENRGGVSQEAEGGENAELHQRHVMKELIDTEKVYEEELLSVLLGYRAEMDNPSLSHILPSELKDKKEVLFGNLPEIYKFHSRMFVQDLESCRETPVRVGARFLERKENFQVYERYCQNKPRSEAMWKQCADSPFFQECKRKLKHKLDLDSYLLKPVQRLTKYQLLLKELLKHSTQSEYACELQGALNAMLDLLKSVNDSMHQIAITGYEGDLCDLGRVLMQGSFSVWMSRKSSRVKDMARFKPMQRHLFLHERALLFCKKREENGDGAERTASYSFKHCLRMSAVGITENIKGDVKKFELWYSGREEVYVVQAPTAEVKSAWLSEIRKILTRHQKTDEGHGAADCLSSPLVNSMYFRLNKSFI